One Chloroflexota bacterium genomic window carries:
- a CDS encoding arsenate reductase, producing the protein MPTEPPVQIFGLDGDQATRAALRFFKERRVAVAFVDVRRRPIAPAELRRFVDRLGATACTETDGRAWRDAGLGYLRMTDDELATRLLADVRLLRLPLVRHGFEVTVGRAEPTWKAWLAASAARRPVSS; encoded by the coding sequence ATGCCGACCGAGCCGCCGGTCCAGATTTTCGGCCTCGATGGGGATCAGGCGACACGGGCCGCGCTGCGATTCTTCAAGGAACGCCGCGTCGCGGTCGCGTTCGTCGACGTCCGGCGTCGTCCGATCGCGCCGGCCGAGCTCCGTCGATTCGTCGACCGCCTCGGCGCGACGGCCTGCACCGAAACGGACGGCCGGGCCTGGCGGGACGCGGGGCTCGGCTACCTTCGCATGACGGACGATGAACTCGCGACGCGCCTCCTCGCGGACGTTCGCCTCCTGAGACTGCCCCTCGTGCGGCACGGCTTCGAGGTGACGGTCGGCCGCGCCGAGCCGACGTGGAAGGCGTGGCTGGCGGCGAGCGCCGCGCGCCGGCCGGTGTCATCCTGA
- the xth gene encoding exodeoxyribonuclease III has translation MRIATWNVNSLRARLPRVEAWLATAAPDVLLIQETKLADDAAPALAFAMAGYELAHHGEGRWNGVAIASRVGIAEIVTNFGDGPVRPSAPPSGGGPSDGESFDPFGEARMIAARCGGIRVVSLYAPNGRALDTPFFTGKLAWFERLRRWLDEAADPADDLVIGGDFNVAPEDIDVWDPVAVHGGTHVTPAERKAVADLRAWGLADVVRPFHPEPGFFTWWDYRAGNFHKNLGMRIDHLYATRSVAGRVVAAERDRDARKGQLPSDHAPLHIDVADQPTTGAH, from the coding sequence ATGCGCATCGCTACCTGGAACGTGAACTCGCTCAGGGCGCGCCTTCCTCGCGTCGAAGCCTGGCTTGCGACCGCAGCCCCTGACGTCCTCCTGATCCAGGAGACGAAGCTCGCCGACGATGCCGCACCGGCGCTGGCGTTCGCGATGGCCGGCTACGAGCTCGCCCACCACGGCGAGGGGCGATGGAACGGCGTCGCCATCGCATCCCGGGTCGGAATCGCGGAGATCGTCACGAACTTCGGCGACGGGCCGGTCCGGCCGAGCGCGCCACCGAGCGGCGGAGGTCCGAGCGATGGCGAATCGTTCGACCCGTTCGGCGAGGCGCGAATGATCGCCGCCCGCTGTGGCGGGATCCGCGTCGTGAGCCTCTACGCGCCGAACGGCCGGGCGCTGGACACGCCCTTCTTCACCGGCAAGCTCGCCTGGTTCGAGCGGCTCCGGCGGTGGCTGGACGAGGCAGCCGACCCGGCCGACGATCTCGTCATCGGCGGCGACTTCAACGTCGCGCCCGAGGACATCGACGTCTGGGACCCGGTGGCGGTCCACGGCGGGACGCACGTCACCCCGGCCGAACGGAAGGCGGTCGCCGATCTTCGCGCGTGGGGACTCGCGGACGTCGTCCGCCCGTTCCACCCGGAGCCGGGATTCTTCACCTGGTGGGACTACCGGGCCGGCAACTTCCACAAGAATCTCGGGATGCGCATCGATCATCTCTACGCCACCCGATCCGTCGCCGGACGGGTGGTGGCGGCCGAGCGCGACCGGGATGCCCGGAAGGGCCAGCTCCCGAGCGACCACGCTCCGCTCCACATCGACGTCGCGGATCAGCCCACGACCGGCGCTCACTGA
- a CDS encoding ACT domain-containing protein, translating to MPPLARHAASRLAPPARYHRPAGGDFVTVWFTVQLDDRPGALARVATALAERDVNITGIVGVAEDTDGALMLTTSDAAATRAAFAALGQAYEEHDPSGGLEPSRMSVADVRDRGR from the coding sequence ATGCCGCCTCTCGCCCGACATGCCGCCTCCCGCCTGGCGCCGCCGGCGCGGTACCATCGGCCCGCAGGAGGTGACTTCGTGACGGTCTGGTTCACGGTCCAGCTCGACGATCGACCCGGCGCCCTCGCCCGCGTCGCCACCGCGCTCGCGGAGCGCGACGTGAACATCACCGGGATCGTCGGCGTCGCCGAGGACACGGACGGGGCACTCATGCTCACGACGAGCGACGCTGCCGCCACGCGAGCGGCGTTCGCCGCGCTCGGCCAGGCGTACGAGGAGCACGATCCGTCCGGCGGTCTGGAACCGTCGCGGATGTCCGTCGCCGACGTTCGCGACCGCGGCCGCTAG
- a CDS encoding DUF5612 domain-containing protein, whose amino-acid sequence MARRPTLPTTVALRVVLDDSATAVPTLAAGIGEAGGLIRTLSTVRRIEPATEDGSPGIELEVEVEGLDEEAVVRAVHSTSGVRTQRLTRSLDRVFGKRVIVVGGGAQVAQVALGAVSEADRHNLRGERISVDTIPLVGEEAIAAAVRAVMDLPRARLLVLAGSIMGGDITRAARELRESGIPIVALNMAGSITEAVDLVVSDPVQAGTMAVMAIADTATFDLARQRGRRF is encoded by the coding sequence ATGGCCCGCCGCCCGACACTCCCGACGACGGTCGCTCTCCGCGTCGTCCTCGACGATTCGGCGACGGCGGTCCCGACCCTGGCCGCAGGCATCGGGGAAGCCGGCGGGCTCATTCGAACCTTGAGCACCGTCCGCCGGATCGAGCCGGCGACGGAGGACGGGAGCCCCGGCATCGAGCTCGAGGTCGAAGTCGAGGGGCTCGACGAGGAGGCGGTCGTCCGGGCGGTCCACAGCACGAGCGGCGTCCGGACCCAGCGCCTCACCCGATCGCTCGACCGCGTCTTCGGCAAGCGCGTCATCGTCGTCGGCGGCGGCGCTCAGGTCGCCCAGGTCGCACTCGGCGCGGTGAGCGAAGCGGATCGCCACAACCTTCGCGGCGAGCGGATCAGCGTCGACACCATCCCCCTCGTCGGCGAGGAGGCGATCGCCGCCGCGGTCCGCGCGGTGATGGACCTGCCGCGGGCCCGCCTCCTCGTCCTCGCCGGATCCATCATGGGCGGCGACATCACCCGCGCCGCGCGGGAACTCCGCGAGAGCGGCATCCCGATCGTCGCCCTCAACATGGCGGGCAGCATCACGGAAGCGGTGGATCTCGTCGTTTCGGATCCGGTCCAGGCCGGGACGATGGCGGTCATGGCGATCGCCGACACGGCGACGTTCGACCTCGCCCGCCAGCGCGGCCGCCGGTTCTGA